Proteins from one Phocoena sinus isolate mPhoSin1 chromosome 8, mPhoSin1.pri, whole genome shotgun sequence genomic window:
- the CD59 gene encoding CD59 glycoprotein has translation MGSKGGFILLGLLFSLAVVCHVGHSLECYSCINPANGCTTTVNCSRNQDTCLIVKAVPTKTYYQCWMFDRCNFEAIAKALAEKELKYHCCQENLCNKSDGTSISGKTALLVILLLVAVWSFCL, from the exons ATGGGAAGCAAAGGAGGGTTCATCTTGCTCGGGCTCCTGTTCAGCCTGGCTGTCGTCTGCCATGTAG GTCACAGCCTGGAGTGCTACAGCTGTATTAACCCAGCTAATGGCTGCACTACCACCGTCAATTGTTCACGTAATCAAGATACTTGTCTCATCGTTAAAGCCG TGCCAACGAAAACGTACTACCAGTGTTGGATGTTTGACCGTTGCAATTTCGAAGCCATTGCGAAAGCCTTAGCGGAGAAGGAGCTTAAGTACCACTGCTGCCAGGAGAACCTGTGTAACAAAAGTGACGGGACGAGTATATCAGGGAAAACAGCTCTGCTGGTCATCCTGCTGCTGGTGGCGGTCTGGAGCTTTTGTCTCTAA